From one Microbacterium sp. 10M-3C3 genomic stretch:
- the ftsZ gene encoding cell division protein FtsZ: protein MSQNQNYLAVIKVVGVGGGGVNAVNRMIELGLRGVEFIAINTDAQALLMSDADVKLDVGRELTRGLGAGADPEVGRRAAEDHAEEIEEALAGADMVFVTAGEGGGTGTGGAPVVARIAKSIGALTIGVVTKPFSFEGRRRQSQAEGGVAKLKEEVDTLIVVPNDRLLEISDRGISMIEAFATADQVLLAGVQGITDLITTPGLINLDFADVKSVMQGAGSALMGIGSARGADRAIKAAELAVESPLLEASIEGAHGVLLSIQGGSNLGIFEINDAAQLVKEAAHPEANIIFGTVIDDTLGDEVRVTVIAAGFDGGEPALRLDAVGAAQRPATLPGLPPVPSVPAERSWEDAPASADADAEPKKEPAPVAARLPEPAYDSAFGDDDLDIPDFLK from the coding sequence GCGCGGCGTGGAGTTCATCGCCATCAACACCGACGCGCAGGCGCTGCTCATGAGTGACGCCGACGTCAAGCTCGACGTGGGCCGCGAGCTCACGCGCGGTCTCGGCGCCGGCGCCGACCCCGAGGTCGGGCGACGCGCGGCGGAGGACCACGCGGAGGAGATCGAGGAGGCGCTCGCGGGAGCCGACATGGTCTTCGTCACCGCGGGCGAGGGCGGTGGCACCGGCACGGGCGGTGCGCCCGTCGTGGCGCGGATCGCGAAGTCGATCGGAGCGCTGACGATCGGCGTCGTCACGAAGCCGTTCTCGTTCGAGGGCCGCCGGCGGCAGAGCCAGGCCGAGGGCGGTGTGGCCAAGCTCAAGGAAGAGGTCGACACCCTCATCGTGGTGCCGAACGACCGGCTGCTGGAGATCAGCGACCGCGGCATCTCGATGATCGAGGCCTTCGCGACCGCCGACCAGGTGCTCCTCGCCGGTGTCCAGGGCATCACCGACCTCATCACGACGCCCGGTCTCATCAACCTCGACTTCGCCGATGTGAAGTCGGTCATGCAGGGCGCCGGTTCCGCCCTCATGGGCATCGGCTCCGCCCGCGGCGCCGACCGCGCCATCAAGGCGGCCGAGCTCGCGGTCGAGTCGCCCCTGCTCGAGGCCTCGATCGAGGGCGCCCACGGCGTGCTGCTGTCGATCCAGGGCGGATCGAACCTCGGCATCTTCGAGATCAACGACGCTGCCCAGCTGGTGAAGGAGGCCGCGCACCCCGAGGCCAACATCATCTTCGGAACGGTGATCGACGACACCCTCGGCGACGAGGTACGCGTGACGGTCATCGCGGCCGGCTTCGACGGCGGCGAGCCTGCCCTGCGCCTGGACGCCGTGGGTGCCGCGCAGCGGCCCGCGACCCTCCCCGGGCTGCCCCCGGTGCCGTCGGTCCCGGCGGAGCGCTCGTGGGAGGACGCGCCCGCGTCCGCCGACGCCGACGCCGAGCCGAAGAAGGAGCCGGCGCCGGTCGCGGCCCGTCTGCCCGAGCCCGCGTACGACTCGGCCTTCGGCGATGACGACCTCGACATCCCCGACTTCCTGAAGTAA